One window from the genome of Camelus bactrianus isolate YW-2024 breed Bactrian camel chromosome 4, ASM4877302v1, whole genome shotgun sequence encodes:
- the LOC141577580 gene encoding uncharacterized protein LOC141577580 translates to MKAYSVPTRRFLTSDGELGGSGEAGELAARTGVSDSEASTVTGQSLLQAAFLPRPSGSFPRARAERSPSTPQRERVAGPGPRGGPARGGVGRLPAADPELLPPARRPRPAPSAAAPGGSGPATPPPARPHPGSAPRPAAPRATVGGARSLRLEPSSARERAPQPASRPPVRARRAVRVLVGFSGLLQHADYSPWLRSHPPASLSHRQVYMPSIRPEQSRRGGAGS, encoded by the exons ATGAAGGCCTACTCAGTGCCAACTCGGCGATTTCTGACTTCTGACGG GGAATTAGGGGGCAGCGGGGAGGCAGGGGAGTTGGCCGCACGTACCGGGGTGTCAGATAGTGAAGCTTCCACCGTGACGGGCCAGTCACTTTTACAAGCAGCATTTCTTCCCCGCCCCTCCGGCTCATTTCCTAGAGCGCGAGCTGAGCGCTCACCCTCCACGCCCCAGAGGGAGCGCGTCGCAGGCCCCGGGCCTCGGGGAGGACCGGCCCGAGGCGGCGTCGGGCGGCTTCCGGCTGCTGACCCCGAGCTGCTCCCTCCCGCCCGCAGACCTCGCCCCGCCCCCTCGGCCGCGGCCCCCGGCGGCTCGGGCCCAGCgaccccgccccccgcccggccCCACCCCGGCTCCGCTCCTCGGCCGGCGGCCCCCAGGGCGACAGTGGGAGGAGCGCGGAGCCTGCGGCTGGAGCCAAGCAGCGCACGGGAGCGCGCCCCGCAGCCTGCTTCCCGGCCTCCGGTCAGAGCCCGCCGTGCAGTCCGCG ttctagtgGGGTTCTCAGGCCTTTTGCAACATGCGGATTATTCCCCCTGGCTCAGGAGTCATCCACCAG CCTCTCTCTCCCACAGGCAAGTCTACATGCCATCCATCAGGCCTGagcagagcaggaggggaggagcaggaagtTAG